A genome region from Pygocentrus nattereri isolate fPygNat1 chromosome 6, fPygNat1.pri, whole genome shotgun sequence includes the following:
- the zeb2a gene encoding zinc finger E-box-binding homeobox 2a isoform X1: protein MKQDTMAEGPRCKRRKQANPRRKNVLSYESVVEAGSGSEDEDRLLGSEGEGSPLGVPSLEASPRVAHALLSCRGDEEAESRDVWRHGDLNSAEEKKDEYNPLSPDVSLHGAGNGTVKGIEATSELESFFGKRKLEDSEGHPASIAEYLQRGDTAIIYPEDPEEGTRLGTPEANGQDDNDNDLALRTPDDFAQLLTCPYCDRGYKRLTSLKEHIKYRHEKNEESFPCLLCSDTFAYRTQLDRHMATHKPARDQPQLLNEGAGNRKFKCTECGKAFKYKHHLKEHLRIHSGEKPYECSNCKKRFSHSGSYSSHISSKKCIGLISINGRVRHGVNTKAGSSPNSAASSPGSPALAQLRHKLENGRSMGLQDPTAHPDIKAEPMDFNEYRLLMATQAEFGGSGAFLNGAGHGGSPLGLHNSSQNPLQHLGMGLDSHSLGFPGLSNNLSEVQRVLQIVDNTVCRQKMDNNPEEISKLRAYMKELGSQMEEQKLALASQPGFHGVGHNSPTKSIIDYTLEKVNEAKACLKSLTEDSKRRAVDIKKERPSHIMDLESDEKMQERDAQYVPFSCQYCKETFTGPIPLHQHERYLCKMNEEIKAVLKPNETLPASRRGMFGPEQQAVMVSSTLPDRNATSPVNPFKDHMSVLKAYFAMNTEPNSEELRKISIAVGLSQDFVKEWFAQWKTQSVHGMSRKRSPPPERSNVDSNHGLTRESALARSPASLGQYGDSTAELHGATNGDAGHRLSKHHQFTGIRQTNEKPLDSVDHLRGETPSPLNLSSTSSKHSHSSSYTPNSLASEDAHGEPLDLSLPKHFSKTDRRPKPNGFNIDRNGDPAIREPGTEPLDLAHIKKEFNGSNSMVNESQLDKSSSPIFGINPFSGGPMYTSLPPHGAFPPPTFMSPAQASIPGLRPYPGLDPMGFLPHMAYTYAAGAATFAEMQQRRKYQRKPGFQGELLDSTGDYLSGLEDLTDSESLLARKKIKKTESGMYACDLCDKTFQKTSSLLRHKYEHTGKRPHQCQICKKAFKHKHHLIEHSRLHSGEKPYQCDKCGKRFSHSGSYSQHMNHRYSYCKREAEEREAAKQEGHDGSSGPLEPTELLMRRAYLKGLGPLGFSDPEDQSEEVSRGGGVILRDGTEGGAREAEKAYQEVTDRQGAGFGEEEEMEEATLEEEEQGRFKGRRSPDGRATDEKENGASGGMEDERLEERKTMDHEGDHEDAD from the exons aggagaagaaagatgAATACAATCCTTTGAGCCCTGATGTCTCTCTCCATGGAGCTGGAAACGGTACAG TTAAGGGTATCGAAGCCACTTCAGAGCTTGAGAGCTTCTTTGGTAAAAGGAAGCTGGAGGACAGTGAGGGTCATCCGGCAAGCATCGCCGAGTACCTGCAACGTGGGGACACTGCCATTATCTACCCAGAAGACCCAGAGGAGGGCACAAGACTGGGCACACCAGAGGCCAATGGGCAGGACGATAACGATAACG ATCTGGCGCTGAGGACACCAGATGACTTTGCCCAACTGTTGACCTGCCCCTACTGTGACCGGGGCTACAAGCGGCTGACCTCCCTCAAGGAGCACATCAAGTACCGGCACGAGAAGAACGAGGAGAGCTTCCCCTGCCTGCTCTGCAGCGACACCTTCGCCTACCGCACGCAGCTGGATCGCCATATGGCCACTCACAAGCCTGCCAGAGACCAG CCTCAGTTGCTGAACGAAGGGGCTGGCAACCGCAAGTTCAAATGCACAGAGTGTGGTAAAGCCTTCAAATACAAGCACCATCTGAAAGAGCACCTCCGTATCCACAGCG GTGAGAAGCCATATGAATGCTCCAACTGTAAGAAGCGCTTCTCCCACTCCGGTTCTTACAGTTCACACATAAGTAGTAAGAAGTGCATTGGCCTCATCTCTATAAATGGACGGGTACGCCATGGGGTCAACACCAAGGCTGGCTCATCCCCAAACTCTGCCGCTTCTTCGCCAGGCAGCCCTGCTCTGGCCCAGCTCCGGCACAAACTGGAGAATGGCAGATCTATGGGCCTGCAGGACCCAACAGCACATCCTGATATAAAGGCCGAGCCCATGGACTTCAATGAGTACCGTCTCCTGATGGCTACGCAGGCGGAATTCGGTGGGTCCGGGGCTTTTCTCAATGGAGCTGGTCATGGAGGGAGCCCCCTGGGGTTGCACAATTCATCTCAGAACCCCCTGCAGCATCTTGGTATGGGACTGGATTCGCACTCATTGGGCTTCCCAGGCTTGAGCAATAACCTGAGTGAGGTTCAACGAGTCTTGCAGATTGTGGACAACACAGTTTGTCGTCAGAAGATGGATAACAACCCTGAAGAGATCTCGAAGTTGAGGGCCTACATGAAGGAGCTGGGCTCCCAAATGGAAGAGCAGAAGCTGGCCCTGGCCTCCCAGCCTGGGTTCCATGGAGTTGGACACAACAGTCCTACAAAGAGCATCATCGACTACACACTAGAGAAGGTCAACGAGGCTAAAGCCTGTTTGAAGAGCCTAACCGAAGATTCCAAGAGGCGGGCTGTTGACATTAAGAAGGAGCGGCCCAGTCACATTATGGATCTTGAATCTGATGAGAAGATGCAGGAGAGGGATGCACAGTATGTGCCATTCTCATGCCAGTACTGCAAGGAGACTTTCACTGGCCCTATTCCCTTGCACCAGCATGAGCGCTATCTTTGCAAGATGAACGAAGAGATCAAGGCAGTTCTGAAACCTAATGAAACCTTACCAGCTAGTCGCAGGGGGATGTTTGGCCCAGAACAGCAGGCTGTTATGGTATCGTCAACTCTGCCAGACAGAAATGCAACTAGCCCAGTAAACCCTTTCAAAGATCACATGTCGGTACTGAAAGCTTACTTTGCCATGAACACTGAGCCCAACTCTGAAGAACTGAGGAAGATCTCCATTGCTGTTGGTCTCTCTCAGGACTTTGTGAAAGAGTGGTTTGCACAGTGGAAGACTCAGTCTGTCCATGGCATGTCCAGGAAAAGATCTCCACCCCCTGAACGGAGCAATGTGGACAGCAACCATGGCTTGACAAGGGAATCAGCACTTGCTAGGTCACCTGCTTCCCTTGGCCAGTACGGTGACTCCACTGCAGAGCTCCATGGTGCCACAAATGGTGATGCAGGGCACCGACTCTCCAAACATCACCAGTTTACAGGCATCAGACAGACCAATGAAAAGCCACTTGACTCAGTGGACCACTTGAGAGGCGAAACGCCCTCGCCCTTGAATCTTTCTTCCACGTCCTCAAAACACTCTCATAGCAGCTCATACACCCCTAACAGCCTCGCCTCTGAGGATGCCCATGGTGAACCTCTGGACTTGTCTTTGCCAAAACATTTCTCTAAGACAGACAGGAGGCCCAAGCCAAACGGTTTCAACATAGACCGTAATGGTGACCCCGCAATACGGGAACCGGGAACAGAACCTCTGGACTTAGCCCACATCAAGAAGGAGTTCAACGGGTCCAATAGCATGGTCAATGAAAGTCAGCTGGACAAAAGTTCTAGCCCCATCTTTGGTATCAACCCTTTCAGTGGCGGGCCAATGTACACCTCACTACCACCTCATGGGGCATTTCCGCCACCTACCTTCATGTCCCCAGCACAAGCCAGCATCCCAGGACTCAGGCCTTATCCAGGACTTGACCCTATGGGATTTCTTCCACATATGGCTTACACTTACGCAGCAGGCGCGGCCACTTTTGCTGAGATGCAGCAGCGGCGGAAATATCAAAGGAAACCAGGCTTCCAG GGGGAGCTACTGGACAGCACAGGGGACTATCTGTCAGGGTTGGAAGACCTGACAGACAGTGAATCGCTGCTTGCCCGGAAGAAGATTAAGAAGACTGAAAGTGGTATGTACGCGTGTGACTTGTGCGACAAAACATTCCAGAAGACCAGTTCCCTCCTAAGACACAAATATGAGCACACAG GAAAGCGGCCTCACCAGTGCCAGATCTGCAAGAAGGCCTTCAAGCACAAGCACCATCTCATCGAGCACTCGCGCCTGCACTCCGGCGAGAAGCCCTACCAGTGCGACAAGTGCGGAAAGCGCTTCTCGCACTCGGGCTCCTACTCGCAGCACATGAACCACCGCTACTCTTACTGCAAGCGGGAGGCCGAGGAGCGCGAGGCCGCCAAGCAAGAGGGTCACGACGGCAGCTCTGGCCCGCTGGAGCCCACGGAGCTGCTGATGCGCCGGGCTTACCTGAAGGGCCTCGGGCCTCTAGGCTTTTCGGACCCGGAGGATCAGAGCGAGGAAGTTTCCCGAGGAGGAGGCGTCATCCTGAGAGACGGGACAGAGGGCGGTgccagagaggcagagaaagcgTACCAGGAGGTGACAGACAGGCAAGGGGCGGGGTTTGGGGAGGAAGAGGAAATGGAGGAAGCGAcgttggaggaggaggaacaggGGAGGTTCAAGGGCCGACGGAGCCCGGACGGGAGGGCGACAGACGAGAAGGAAAACGGAGCGTCGGGAGGGATGGAGGACGAAAGGTTGGAAGAGAGGAAGACGATGGATCACGAAGGCGATCATGAGGATGCCGATTAA
- the zeb2a gene encoding zinc finger E-box-binding homeobox 2a isoform X2, whose protein sequence is MKQDTMAEGPRCKRRKQANPRRKNVLSYESVVEAGSGSEDEDRLLGSEGEGSPLGVPSLEASPRVAHALLSCRGDEEAESRDVWRHGDLNSAEEKKDEYNPLSPDVSLHGAGNGTVKGIEATSELESFFGKRKLEDSEGHPASIAEYLQRGDTAIIYPEDPEEGTRLGTPEANGQDDNDNDLALRTPDDFAQLLTCPYCDRGYKRLTSLKEHIKYRHEKNEESFPCLLCSDTFAYRTQLDRHMATHKPARDQPQLLNEGAGNRKFKCTECGKAFKYKHHLKEHLRIHSGEKPYECSNCKKRFSHSGSYSSHISSKKCIGLISINGRVRHGVNTKAGSSPNSAASSPGSPALAQLRHKLENGRSMGLQDPTAHPDIKAEPMDFNEYRLLMATQAEFGGSGAFLNGAGHGGSPLGLHNSSQNPLQHLGMGLDSHSLGFPGLSNNLSEVQRVLQIVDNTVCRQKMDNNPEEISKLRAYMKELGSQMEEQKLALASQPGFHGVGHNSPTKSIIDYTLEKVNEAKACLKSLTEDSKRRAVDIKKERPSHIMDLESDEKMQERDAQYVPFSCQYCKETFTGPIPLHQHERYLCKMNEEIKAVLKPNETLPASRRGMFGPEQQAVMVSSTLPDRNATSPVNPFKDHMSVLKAYFAMNTEPNSEELRKISIAVGLSQDFVKEWFAQWKTQSVHGMSRKRSPPPERSNVDSNHGLTRESALARSPASLGQYGDSTAELHGATNGDAGHRLSKHHQFTGIRQTNEKPLDSVDHLRGETPSPLNLSSTSSKHSHSSSYTPNSLASEDAHGEPLDLSLPKHFSKTDRRPKPNGFNIDRNGDPAIREPGTEPLDLAHIKKEFNGSNSMVNESQLDKSSSPIFGINPFSGGPMYTSLPPHGAFPPPTFMSPAQASIPGLRPYPGLDPMGFLPHMAYTYAAGAATFAEMQQRRKYQRKPGFQGELLDSTGDYLSGLEDLTDSESLLARKKIKKTESGKRPHQCQICKKAFKHKHHLIEHSRLHSGEKPYQCDKCGKRFSHSGSYSQHMNHRYSYCKREAEEREAAKQEGHDGSSGPLEPTELLMRRAYLKGLGPLGFSDPEDQSEEVSRGGGVILRDGTEGGAREAEKAYQEVTDRQGAGFGEEEEMEEATLEEEEQGRFKGRRSPDGRATDEKENGASGGMEDERLEERKTMDHEGDHEDAD, encoded by the exons aggagaagaaagatgAATACAATCCTTTGAGCCCTGATGTCTCTCTCCATGGAGCTGGAAACGGTACAG TTAAGGGTATCGAAGCCACTTCAGAGCTTGAGAGCTTCTTTGGTAAAAGGAAGCTGGAGGACAGTGAGGGTCATCCGGCAAGCATCGCCGAGTACCTGCAACGTGGGGACACTGCCATTATCTACCCAGAAGACCCAGAGGAGGGCACAAGACTGGGCACACCAGAGGCCAATGGGCAGGACGATAACGATAACG ATCTGGCGCTGAGGACACCAGATGACTTTGCCCAACTGTTGACCTGCCCCTACTGTGACCGGGGCTACAAGCGGCTGACCTCCCTCAAGGAGCACATCAAGTACCGGCACGAGAAGAACGAGGAGAGCTTCCCCTGCCTGCTCTGCAGCGACACCTTCGCCTACCGCACGCAGCTGGATCGCCATATGGCCACTCACAAGCCTGCCAGAGACCAG CCTCAGTTGCTGAACGAAGGGGCTGGCAACCGCAAGTTCAAATGCACAGAGTGTGGTAAAGCCTTCAAATACAAGCACCATCTGAAAGAGCACCTCCGTATCCACAGCG GTGAGAAGCCATATGAATGCTCCAACTGTAAGAAGCGCTTCTCCCACTCCGGTTCTTACAGTTCACACATAAGTAGTAAGAAGTGCATTGGCCTCATCTCTATAAATGGACGGGTACGCCATGGGGTCAACACCAAGGCTGGCTCATCCCCAAACTCTGCCGCTTCTTCGCCAGGCAGCCCTGCTCTGGCCCAGCTCCGGCACAAACTGGAGAATGGCAGATCTATGGGCCTGCAGGACCCAACAGCACATCCTGATATAAAGGCCGAGCCCATGGACTTCAATGAGTACCGTCTCCTGATGGCTACGCAGGCGGAATTCGGTGGGTCCGGGGCTTTTCTCAATGGAGCTGGTCATGGAGGGAGCCCCCTGGGGTTGCACAATTCATCTCAGAACCCCCTGCAGCATCTTGGTATGGGACTGGATTCGCACTCATTGGGCTTCCCAGGCTTGAGCAATAACCTGAGTGAGGTTCAACGAGTCTTGCAGATTGTGGACAACACAGTTTGTCGTCAGAAGATGGATAACAACCCTGAAGAGATCTCGAAGTTGAGGGCCTACATGAAGGAGCTGGGCTCCCAAATGGAAGAGCAGAAGCTGGCCCTGGCCTCCCAGCCTGGGTTCCATGGAGTTGGACACAACAGTCCTACAAAGAGCATCATCGACTACACACTAGAGAAGGTCAACGAGGCTAAAGCCTGTTTGAAGAGCCTAACCGAAGATTCCAAGAGGCGGGCTGTTGACATTAAGAAGGAGCGGCCCAGTCACATTATGGATCTTGAATCTGATGAGAAGATGCAGGAGAGGGATGCACAGTATGTGCCATTCTCATGCCAGTACTGCAAGGAGACTTTCACTGGCCCTATTCCCTTGCACCAGCATGAGCGCTATCTTTGCAAGATGAACGAAGAGATCAAGGCAGTTCTGAAACCTAATGAAACCTTACCAGCTAGTCGCAGGGGGATGTTTGGCCCAGAACAGCAGGCTGTTATGGTATCGTCAACTCTGCCAGACAGAAATGCAACTAGCCCAGTAAACCCTTTCAAAGATCACATGTCGGTACTGAAAGCTTACTTTGCCATGAACACTGAGCCCAACTCTGAAGAACTGAGGAAGATCTCCATTGCTGTTGGTCTCTCTCAGGACTTTGTGAAAGAGTGGTTTGCACAGTGGAAGACTCAGTCTGTCCATGGCATGTCCAGGAAAAGATCTCCACCCCCTGAACGGAGCAATGTGGACAGCAACCATGGCTTGACAAGGGAATCAGCACTTGCTAGGTCACCTGCTTCCCTTGGCCAGTACGGTGACTCCACTGCAGAGCTCCATGGTGCCACAAATGGTGATGCAGGGCACCGACTCTCCAAACATCACCAGTTTACAGGCATCAGACAGACCAATGAAAAGCCACTTGACTCAGTGGACCACTTGAGAGGCGAAACGCCCTCGCCCTTGAATCTTTCTTCCACGTCCTCAAAACACTCTCATAGCAGCTCATACACCCCTAACAGCCTCGCCTCTGAGGATGCCCATGGTGAACCTCTGGACTTGTCTTTGCCAAAACATTTCTCTAAGACAGACAGGAGGCCCAAGCCAAACGGTTTCAACATAGACCGTAATGGTGACCCCGCAATACGGGAACCGGGAACAGAACCTCTGGACTTAGCCCACATCAAGAAGGAGTTCAACGGGTCCAATAGCATGGTCAATGAAAGTCAGCTGGACAAAAGTTCTAGCCCCATCTTTGGTATCAACCCTTTCAGTGGCGGGCCAATGTACACCTCACTACCACCTCATGGGGCATTTCCGCCACCTACCTTCATGTCCCCAGCACAAGCCAGCATCCCAGGACTCAGGCCTTATCCAGGACTTGACCCTATGGGATTTCTTCCACATATGGCTTACACTTACGCAGCAGGCGCGGCCACTTTTGCTGAGATGCAGCAGCGGCGGAAATATCAAAGGAAACCAGGCTTCCAG GGGGAGCTACTGGACAGCACAGGGGACTATCTGTCAGGGTTGGAAGACCTGACAGACAGTGAATCGCTGCTTGCCCGGAAGAAGATTAAGAAGACTGAAAGTG GAAAGCGGCCTCACCAGTGCCAGATCTGCAAGAAGGCCTTCAAGCACAAGCACCATCTCATCGAGCACTCGCGCCTGCACTCCGGCGAGAAGCCCTACCAGTGCGACAAGTGCGGAAAGCGCTTCTCGCACTCGGGCTCCTACTCGCAGCACATGAACCACCGCTACTCTTACTGCAAGCGGGAGGCCGAGGAGCGCGAGGCCGCCAAGCAAGAGGGTCACGACGGCAGCTCTGGCCCGCTGGAGCCCACGGAGCTGCTGATGCGCCGGGCTTACCTGAAGGGCCTCGGGCCTCTAGGCTTTTCGGACCCGGAGGATCAGAGCGAGGAAGTTTCCCGAGGAGGAGGCGTCATCCTGAGAGACGGGACAGAGGGCGGTgccagagaggcagagaaagcgTACCAGGAGGTGACAGACAGGCAAGGGGCGGGGTTTGGGGAGGAAGAGGAAATGGAGGAAGCGAcgttggaggaggaggaacaggGGAGGTTCAAGGGCCGACGGAGCCCGGACGGGAGGGCGACAGACGAGAAGGAAAACGGAGCGTCGGGAGGGATGGAGGACGAAAGGTTGGAAGAGAGGAAGACGATGGATCACGAAGGCGATCATGAGGATGCCGATTAA